From a single Deinococcus humi genomic region:
- a CDS encoding MBL fold metallo-hydrolase — translation MVSPRPPTHVQQLRHPEVDPRIRWFRAGEEVDTFAVVTARFLIFVDTMATPALMRQVIEAVRPDVAGRTVLVLNTHADWDHVYGNRLFAPEGDLPGLLIGSEATRDRLRSAPALDRLRQQQAQDARFADVTLVAPDLTFPERLTLHGGDLTLDVLPTPGHTPDHVSIWIPELSTVLAGDAAEHPFPQVRGGAQLAVTRASLERLQALQPRVVLPCHGGTTTPELLTRNLEHFEFLRAQLGQLSSPADWLRRPLEAGELTGASYSQALARLGERPGSVPAFYQDFHTDALHATLEDLAGLH, via the coding sequence ATGGTCAGCCCGCGCCCGCCCACCCACGTGCAGCAGCTGCGTCACCCGGAGGTCGACCCACGGATTCGCTGGTTCCGTGCCGGCGAGGAGGTAGATACCTTCGCCGTGGTCACCGCCCGCTTCCTGATCTTCGTGGACACCATGGCGACCCCCGCCCTGATGCGTCAAGTGATTGAGGCGGTTCGCCCGGACGTTGCCGGACGCACGGTCCTGGTGCTGAACACCCATGCGGACTGGGACCACGTGTACGGCAACCGCCTCTTCGCCCCAGAGGGAGACCTGCCGGGCCTGCTCATCGGCAGCGAGGCCACCCGGGATCGCCTGCGCTCCGCCCCTGCCCTGGACCGCCTGCGGCAGCAGCAGGCCCAAGACGCCCGCTTCGCCGACGTTACCCTGGTCGCGCCTGACCTGACCTTCCCCGAGCGCCTGACCCTGCACGGCGGCGACCTCACCCTCGACGTCCTGCCCACACCGGGCCACACCCCCGATCACGTGTCGATCTGGATTCCGGAGCTGAGCACGGTCCTGGCGGGCGACGCGGCGGAGCATCCTTTTCCCCAAGTGCGGGGTGGGGCCCAGCTCGCGGTCACCCGGGCTTCCCTCGAGCGTCTCCAGGCGCTCCAACCGCGGGTGGTGCTGCCCTGTCACGGGGGCACCACCACGCCCGAGCTCCTCACGCGCAATCTCGAGCATTTCGAGTTCCTGCGCGCGCAACTGGGGCAGCTTTCCTCACCCGCCGACTGGCTGCGCCGCCCCCTGGAGGCCGGGGAGCTCACCGGGGCGTCTTACTCCCAGGCCCTGGCACGGCTGGGCGAACGG